GTTCCTGAATCTTTCTAAGAATAATAACCTCTTGATACTGAACTTTTAGTTTTTTTATGATTTTATATAATTCCAGTATTTCTTCGTTCTTCTCAAGAATTATTTCTGGTGTATTAGCGTCAACTTCCCTGTCAGAGGTGAACGAAATAAATTGTACAATTTTTTTTCTTCTCCAGTGATCATAAACAACATTACGTGCGATTGTAATGATCCACGAATAATAACTTGAATCACCTCTAAAATCACCTAATGCCCTCTGGACTTTAATAAAGACATCATGAGTTAAATCTTCTGCCAATACTTCATTTCCAACCATAAGTAATATATAATGATGAACCTTGTCACTAAAATCTAGATATAGCTCTTCCCAAGTCACAACAACACCTCACTTTCCTTTCCATAGACGATTAACGTTATCAGAAGTTTCGCTTTTCTGAATTTTTATATTAGTATCTGATTAGGTAATTCCCACTGAATTTTTCAACAAAAAAACAACAGTATCTTTGATTTGAATTTACACAGCTGCTCGTTGTGGTTTTGTACATCGATTTTAACATAATATTC
This genomic stretch from Bacillus carboniphilus harbors:
- a CDS encoding RNA polymerase sigma factor, coding for MTWEELYLDFSDKVHHYILLMVGNEVLAEDLTHDVFIKVQRALGDFRGDSSYYSWIITIARNVVYDHWRRKKIVQFISFTSDREVDANTPEIILEKNEEILELYKIIKKLKVQYQEVIILRKIQELSISATAEALGCSTSRVKTITFRAMNALRAELRKNLHGGEDIGPQL